In Plasmodium falciparum 3D7 genome assembly, chromosome: 8, the following proteins share a genomic window:
- a CDS encoding stevor, with translation MLLFAFLFNKFLLSQNINCQNTLPNKTLINNYTQRKTLKSRCLAELENSYNTHCHNDPELKKIIDQLNQGELNTYQQSNDTCNQLHELLEKNETKTKSRNSEQVLSKIEKKFLKTYEKFLTDKNRIMIISDIYTNEYYKSNDKNNKSCECANNKKSSNKLSLSNKVNDNYLDNLKTRCVGSVGACALSSAATEFAGNVAAASAVKSFIQGAISKTFISKVYEALAGINLLSESNIVSATSSISAFSAPESFFAASFANSAFFSYGISAVFLILISVIFVLLYIWMRKRRKRSWKHEYKKHLCT, from the exons atgttattatttgcctttctatttaataaatttttactaTCACAAAAT aTAAATTGTCAAAATACCCTTCCTAATAAAACCCTCATAAACAATTACACCCAAAGAAAAACATTAAAATCAAGATGCTTAGCAGAATTAGAAAATTCCTACAATACACATTGTCATAATGATcctgaattaaaaaaaattattgacCAATTGAACCAGGGAGAGTTAAACACATACCAACAATCTAATGATACATGTAATCAATTACATGAactattagaaaaaaatgaaacaaaaaCTAAAAGTAGAAATAGTGAACAAGTATTGTCTAAGATAGAGAAAAAATTCTTGAAAACTTATGAAAAATTTCTTACTGATAAAAATcgtattatgataatatctGATATATACACCAATGAATATTACAAatcaaatgataaaaataataaatcttGTGAATGtgcaaataataaaaaatcatcCAATAAATTATCTTTATCAAATAAGgtaaatgataattatttagataatttaaaaacaCGTTGTGTTGGAAGTGTGGGTGCCTGTGCCCTTTCCTCTGCAGCTACAGAATTCGCTGGTAATGTTGCTGCTGCTTCTGCTGTTAAATCGTTTATTCAAGGTGCAATTTCTAAAACTTTCATTTCTAAAGTGTACGAAGCTCTGGCTggtataaatttattatctgAATCTAACATAGTGAGCGCAACCTCTTCTATAAGTGCTTTTTCAGCCCCAGAGAGTTTCTTTGCTGCAAGTTTTGCTAATTCAGCTTTTTTCTCTTATGGTATATCAGCTGTGTTCTTAATTCTAATATCtgttatatttgtattattatatatatggatgcgtaaaagaagaaaaagatcaTGGAAACATGAATACAAAAAACATTTATGCacataa